In the genome of Hyphobacterium sp. CCMP332, one region contains:
- a CDS encoding prohibitin family protein, whose translation MNKKLQSLIIIVVISLILVTILSSNIFYTLNPGERGVVFKKFGIGLDKENVLIPGFHIIAPWNTLFVYDVKEKIANEKMDVLDKNGLSISVDVSIRFNPYYKYIGILHESFGDNYVNTLVIPEVRSSVRKVMGRFTAEEIYSTKRAEVEETIINVTTEILASPKNNIQMNALLIRSINLPPQIKEAIENKLKQEQEALAYQFRLNKEKSEAERKEIAAKGEALANNIVNSSLTDKLLKMRGIEATLELSKSPNSKIVVIGGGDEGLPLILGNN comes from the coding sequence ATGAATAAAAAACTTCAATCCTTAATTATCATCGTTGTAATAAGTTTGATTCTTGTTACTATCCTTTCTTCCAATATATTTTATACGCTTAATCCGGGTGAAAGAGGCGTAGTATTTAAAAAATTTGGAATAGGTCTGGATAAAGAAAACGTTTTGATTCCCGGATTTCACATAATCGCACCCTGGAATACTCTGTTTGTTTATGATGTAAAAGAAAAAATAGCCAATGAAAAGATGGATGTCCTTGACAAAAATGGGTTATCTATTAGTGTGGATGTCTCAATTAGATTCAACCCATATTATAAATATATAGGCATACTTCATGAAAGTTTTGGTGATAATTATGTAAATACATTAGTTATTCCAGAAGTCAGATCCTCTGTTAGGAAAGTTATGGGTCGATTCACAGCCGAAGAAATTTATAGTACTAAAAGAGCAGAGGTGGAAGAAACCATCATTAATGTGACTACTGAAATTCTTGCAAGTCCCAAGAACAATATTCAAATGAATGCCTTGCTTATCCGTTCAATTAACCTTCCTCCTCAAATCAAGGAAGCCATTGAAAACAAACTTAAACAGGAACAGGAAGCTCTGGCCTATCAGTTTCGATTGAACAAAGAAAAAAGTGAGGCTGAACGAAAAGAAATTGCTGCCAAGGGTGAAGCCCTGGCCAACAATATAGTAAACAGTAGTTTAACGGATAAACTATTGAAAATGAGAGGAATAGAAGCGACTCTGGAGTTGTCTAAATCCCCAAATTCTAAAATTGTTGTAATTGGTGGTGGAGATGAAGGGTTGCCTTTAATTTTAGGTAATAATTAA
- a CDS encoding tetratricopeptide repeat protein, whose amino-acid sequence MGNYKLILSIVLMGCALNLWAQNDPIKIETKVEEPPKQIPKEDSISLANAYFKKGITQSLLYQNYKEGILSFSKSINLNPNNATAYYNRGYALMKVNELEEAINDFEKSLALNDKNKKALLNLGKCFTLVGNQKNALEVYEKALLLDNGYAAVHYNMGISYGALNEKAKAIEAYNKAIKFDPNKASYFFNRALMFQEIGNMPSALNDFKKASELDKEDPNIQFALGFLYLNQRIPEEAIEAFNAAIAMDSSYWNAYFNRGLVFLEQLEFEKAASDLNTYTANIKDDPLGFFYAGKANMEKGDMYKAMNDFESSVSLNPEFGWSNYYLGYVMINSFGKFEGCAYLEKAKNMGVAEAERTLKIACVNK is encoded by the coding sequence TTGGGCAACTACAAACTCATATTATCCATTGTTTTGATGGGATGCGCTTTAAATCTTTGGGCTCAAAATGATCCAATAAAAATTGAAACCAAGGTAGAGGAGCCTCCCAAGCAAATTCCGAAGGAAGATTCGATAAGTCTGGCCAATGCCTATTTTAAAAAAGGGATCACTCAGAGTTTATTATACCAAAATTACAAGGAGGGAATTTTATCTTTTAGCAAATCCATTAATCTGAATCCAAATAATGCGACTGCCTATTACAACAGAGGTTATGCTTTAATGAAAGTTAATGAACTTGAAGAAGCCATTAATGATTTTGAAAAATCCTTGGCATTAAACGATAAAAACAAAAAGGCATTATTGAATCTGGGAAAATGTTTTACACTGGTGGGTAATCAAAAAAATGCTCTTGAGGTTTATGAAAAAGCACTTCTTCTTGATAACGGTTATGCCGCTGTTCACTACAATATGGGGATAAGTTACGGGGCATTGAATGAAAAAGCTAAAGCAATAGAAGCCTATAACAAAGCCATAAAATTCGATCCCAATAAAGCCAGCTATTTTTTCAATCGCGCCCTAATGTTCCAGGAAATTGGAAATATGCCTTCTGCACTCAATGATTTTAAAAAAGCCTCGGAATTGGACAAGGAAGATCCCAATATTCAATTTGCACTCGGTTTTTTATATCTTAATCAACGCATACCCGAAGAAGCAATAGAAGCTTTCAATGCTGCCATTGCCATGGATAGCAGCTATTGGAATGCCTATTTCAACAGAGGCCTTGTTTTCCTTGAACAATTGGAATTTGAAAAGGCAGCAAGTGATTTGAATACTTATACCGCCAATATCAAAGACGATCCACTGGGTTTTTTTTATGCAGGAAAAGCAAATATGGAGAAAGGCGATATGTATAAAGCCATGAATGATTTTGAATCATCGGTTAGTTTAAATCCAGAGTTCGGGTGGTCCAATTATTATCTCGGCTATGTGATGATCAATTCTTTTGGGAAATTCGAAGGCTGCGCTTATTTGGAAAAAGCCAAAAACATGGGTGTTGCAGAAGCTGAGCGCACTTTAAAAATAGCCTGTGTCAATAAATGA
- a CDS encoding FAD-dependent monooxygenase has translation MANKYDIGIIGGGLAGLCLSIRLSNAGYKTALFEKKSYPFHRVCGEYVSMEALPYLKSLGFDPFVHGAVRINKLFVSSTSEISLKSKLDIGGFGLSRYVFDAELAKISRHSGTEIFENTLIQHIEKKEANWLIKSNDNRQFEVDQLIGAQGKRSNIDSRLRRKFLNKRSPYVGIKYHIKYNQDKDLIALHNFRNGYCGISRVENDKYCLCYLVAASELKNHGSIQNLEQNVLSDNPHLKDIFNNAEFLYEKPLAINEITFSKKEINENGILMCGDAAGMIAPLCGNGMAMAIHSSKLLAESIILGQGQNNYKKNWEMNFSKRLWIGRAIQGTFGNKSLTNMTLSFFKAMPYLRDQLIRKTHGRVF, from the coding sequence TTGGCCAATAAATATGACATAGGAATTATTGGCGGAGGACTGGCGGGTCTGTGCCTTTCGATAAGACTTTCAAATGCAGGTTATAAAACCGCCCTCTTTGAAAAGAAAAGCTATCCATTTCACAGGGTTTGCGGCGAATACGTTTCAATGGAAGCCTTGCCCTATTTAAAATCATTGGGTTTTGATCCTTTTGTGCATGGAGCTGTCAGGATAAATAAGCTGTTTGTAAGCAGTACCTCAGAGATATCCTTAAAAAGCAAATTGGACATAGGAGGATTTGGTCTGAGCCGATATGTATTTGATGCGGAGCTGGCCAAAATTTCACGACATTCCGGAACGGAAATTTTTGAGAATACCCTAATTCAGCATATAGAAAAAAAAGAGGCTAACTGGCTGATCAAAAGCAATGACAACCGTCAATTTGAAGTGGATCAATTGATTGGTGCTCAGGGAAAAAGAAGTAATATAGATTCCAGACTCAGGCGAAAATTTCTGAATAAAAGATCTCCTTATGTAGGTATTAAGTATCATATAAAATACAATCAGGATAAGGATCTGATTGCACTTCACAACTTTAGAAATGGCTATTGTGGAATATCCCGGGTGGAAAATGACAAGTACTGTCTTTGCTATCTTGTCGCCGCTTCGGAATTAAAGAACCATGGAAGCATTCAAAATTTGGAGCAAAATGTTTTGTCTGATAACCCGCATTTAAAAGACATATTTAACAATGCTGAATTTCTTTATGAAAAACCGCTTGCCATAAACGAAATCACATTCAGTAAAAAAGAGATCAACGAAAATGGCATATTGATGTGTGGAGATGCTGCTGGAATGATAGCACCGCTTTGCGGAAACGGTATGGCAATGGCAATACACTCTTCAAAATTACTGGCTGAAAGTATTATTTTAGGACAGGGTCAAAATAATTATAAAAAGAACTGGGAAATGAATTTTTCAAAGCGTCTATGGATCGGCAGAGCGATACAAGGCACATTTGGCAATAAGAGCCTTACCAACATGACTTTAAGCTTTTTTAAGGCTATGCCCTACCTCAGAGATCAGCTGATTCGCAAAACACACGGTAGGGTATTTTAA
- a CDS encoding type III polyketide synthase codes for MNESYITHIGCANPEHAISQEDAFKFMVATLKADKVLERKLSVLYRQTQIDKRYTVVSSFTRDKNFHFNKKENKLFSTSERMQIYEKEALILAEKSVHDLKIDFPVKEITHLITFSCTGMYAPGLDIDLVRHMGLSPNIQRFNVNFMGCYAGLTVLKLADSIVKSDPKAKVLMVGVEICSIHFQKDLDEDFLLSNALFADGSAACIVQSQPMKGKNIKNESFYCELITEGLSDMAWHIRDFGFEMKLSSYIPKLLNGSMDQLLDQLEKDMGKESSVDHFAIHPGGRAILDTLSKKIGKKNNALQHSYDILRDYGNMSSVTVIFVLKRLMESLDNSNNKEKILSMAFGPGLTMESALLEFAYV; via the coding sequence TTGAACGAAAGTTATATCACGCATATAGGTTGTGCAAATCCCGAACACGCCATAAGTCAGGAAGATGCATTTAAGTTTATGGTTGCAACCTTAAAGGCCGATAAAGTGCTGGAAAGGAAACTATCAGTACTATACCGACAAACACAAATTGACAAAAGATATACCGTAGTTTCTTCCTTCACGCGCGATAAGAATTTCCATTTTAACAAAAAAGAAAACAAGCTATTCAGCACTTCAGAGCGCATGCAGATTTATGAAAAAGAGGCTTTGATCCTTGCTGAAAAATCTGTTCACGATCTAAAAATTGATTTTCCTGTAAAGGAAATAACGCATTTGATCACATTTAGCTGTACAGGCATGTATGCTCCGGGCCTGGATATCGACCTGGTAAGGCACATGGGATTAAGTCCTAATATTCAGCGATTCAATGTCAATTTTATGGGCTGTTATGCAGGTTTAACCGTATTAAAACTCGCTGATTCAATTGTCAAGAGTGATCCAAAGGCAAAAGTTTTAATGGTGGGTGTTGAAATATGCTCTATTCATTTTCAAAAAGATTTAGACGAAGATTTTCTCTTATCCAATGCGCTTTTTGCAGATGGCTCCGCGGCCTGCATTGTGCAATCGCAACCCATGAAAGGCAAAAACATAAAGAACGAATCTTTTTATTGTGAATTAATTACCGAAGGTTTGAGCGATATGGCTTGGCATATCAGGGACTTTGGATTTGAAATGAAACTCTCCTCTTATATTCCAAAATTGTTAAATGGCAGCATGGATCAATTACTTGATCAATTAGAAAAGGACATGGGTAAGGAAAGCTCTGTTGATCATTTTGCCATTCATCCGGGAGGCAGGGCCATATTGGATACCCTTTCTAAAAAAATAGGTAAAAAAAATAACGCACTTCAACATTCTTATGACATTTTACGTGACTATGGCAATATGTCATCAGTGACAGTAATTTTTGTGCTGAAAAGATTAATGGAGAGCCTCGATAATTCGAATAACAAAGAAAAGATCCTTAGCATGGCTTTTGGTCCCGGTCTGACAATGGAATCTGCATTATTGGAATTCGCCTATGTTTAA
- a CDS encoding UbiA prenyltransferase family protein, with amino-acid sequence MISKSSRQHLRIPFSIFLLPVFVFALSQSSYADYLSVILMFIALHLFVYPASNGFNSFYDKDEKSIGGLKYPPKVDKNLLHTSLIFDLIGLAISIYISIYFAIAILIYGLVSKAYSHPAIRLKKYPIAGLLTVGVFQGGFIYLACIQVFDNVHLSQLTELKYLLPAFISSVLLIGSYPMTQIYQHDEDQKRGDVSISIKLGIRGTFLFTGIVFLMADLLFGLYFKMMGKINHFFILQAFLLPVLLYFQWWMLKVWKNPEEANFDRTMRLNMISSVCMIVFFLTIYFLNN; translated from the coding sequence ATGATCAGTAAGTCAAGCCGTCAGCATTTGCGAATCCCGTTTTCAATTTTTTTATTGCCGGTATTCGTATTTGCACTCAGCCAAAGCAGCTATGCAGACTATTTATCGGTCATTTTAATGTTCATTGCCCTGCATCTCTTTGTGTACCCTGCAAGTAACGGATTTAATTCTTTTTATGATAAAGATGAAAAATCCATCGGTGGTTTGAAATATCCTCCAAAAGTTGATAAAAATTTATTGCACACCTCACTAATTTTTGATCTTATTGGCCTGGCTATCTCTATTTATATTTCCATTTATTTCGCTATCGCAATCTTGATTTATGGTCTGGTTTCAAAGGCATACTCGCATCCCGCCATCCGCCTAAAAAAGTATCCAATTGCGGGCCTATTGACGGTAGGTGTTTTTCAGGGAGGATTTATTTACCTGGCTTGTATTCAGGTCTTTGATAACGTGCATTTATCCCAATTAACTGAACTTAAATATCTGCTTCCCGCATTTATTTCAAGCGTTCTATTGATTGGTTCTTACCCAATGACTCAAATATATCAGCATGATGAAGATCAAAAGCGTGGGGATGTCTCCATTAGTATAAAGCTGGGTATTAGAGGCACTTTTCTGTTCACGGGTATAGTATTTCTAATGGCCGATCTGCTTTTTGGTCTGTATTTTAAAATGATGGGCAAAATCAATCATTTTTTTATTCTTCAGGCTTTTTTGCTACCCGTTCTTCTTTATTTTCAGTGGTGGATGTTAAAAGTCTGGAAAAATCCCGAAGAAGCTAATTTTGACAGAACTATGAGGCTAAACATGATTTCCTCAGTCTGCATGATTGTTTTTTTTCTTACGATTTATTTTCTCAATAATTAA
- a CDS encoding NupC/NupG family nucleoside CNT transporter, translating into MEILRGLFGIIVLLGIAFLFSVNRKKIDWRLVGIGVFLQVTFGFLVTNVPAIRDMFYIISKGFVTLLSFSEDGAEFLFGDLARNSDANPELRHGLGFIFAFQVLPTVIFFSTVSAGLYYLGVLQKVVFGIAWIMAKTMRLSGPESLSAAGNIFLGQTEAPLLVRPFVSKMTKSEIMCLMTGGMATIAGGVLAAYVSFLGGPDPVEKAKFASFLLSASIMNAPAGIVISKMLIPETKDIEKEDLSVNKDKIGVNLIDALANGASDGVKLALNIGGMLLAFIAIIYLLNYIFSNLIGNWIGVNALIITSTNGLFDGLTLQYILGQAFRPLAFIMGVPWADSLAVGSLLGQKTVINEFVAYLDLSALKSEGALSPKAIVISTFALCGFSNFSSIAIQIGGIGAMAPNQQSTLSELGMKALLGATIACMMTGTIAGAFVI; encoded by the coding sequence ATGGAAATACTAAGAGGCTTATTTGGCATTATTGTTCTTCTCGGGATCGCATTTTTATTTTCTGTCAATCGAAAAAAAATCGATTGGAGACTGGTAGGAATAGGTGTGTTTTTACAGGTGACCTTTGGTTTTCTGGTTACCAATGTGCCCGCAATAAGGGATATGTTTTATATAATAAGTAAGGGTTTTGTCACGCTTCTTAGTTTTTCAGAGGATGGTGCAGAATTTTTATTCGGTGACTTGGCCAGAAACTCTGATGCCAATCCTGAATTAAGACATGGCCTCGGCTTTATTTTTGCATTTCAGGTATTACCTACAGTCATCTTTTTTTCTACGGTTTCAGCAGGGCTTTATTATCTCGGTGTACTTCAAAAGGTTGTATTTGGAATAGCCTGGATCATGGCTAAAACCATGCGTTTATCAGGCCCAGAGAGTTTATCCGCTGCAGGGAATATATTTTTGGGACAAACAGAAGCGCCATTGCTCGTTCGCCCATTCGTTTCAAAAATGACCAAATCAGAAATTATGTGTCTAATGACAGGGGGCATGGCCACAATAGCAGGAGGTGTGCTCGCTGCATATGTTTCATTTCTAGGTGGCCCTGATCCTGTTGAAAAGGCAAAATTTGCCAGTTTTTTATTAAGTGCCTCCATCATGAACGCACCTGCTGGGATTGTAATTTCAAAAATGCTAATCCCTGAAACAAAGGATATTGAGAAGGAGGATCTGAGTGTCAATAAAGACAAGATAGGAGTAAACCTTATCGATGCTCTGGCCAATGGTGCCAGCGATGGCGTTAAACTTGCACTAAACATAGGCGGAATGCTATTGGCATTTATCGCAATAATATATCTGCTCAATTATATATTTAGCAATCTTATTGGTAACTGGATTGGCGTCAATGCATTAATTATCACATCAACTAACGGTTTATTTGATGGTCTTACTTTGCAATATATCCTGGGGCAGGCATTTCGCCCACTTGCATTTATAATGGGAGTGCCATGGGCTGATTCACTTGCTGTAGGTAGTCTTCTAGGTCAAAAAACAGTTATCAACGAATTTGTTGCTTACCTTGATCTATCCGCTTTAAAATCCGAAGGTGCCTTAAGTCCGAAGGCCATAGTAATAAGCACATTCGCATTATGCGGATTTAGTAATTTCAGTTCAATAGCCATTCAAATAGGAGGAATAGGCGCCATGGCACCAAATCAGCAATCAACCTTGTCTGAATTGGGAATGAAGGCCCTACTCGGTGCAACCATTGCCTGTATGATGACAGGCACTATAGCCGGTGCATTTGTAATATAA
- a CDS encoding citrate synthase translates to MSEFAEIILDGKSHKLPIITGSEGEKAIDIAKLRTETGYITLDTGFKNTGSTQSSITFLDGEKGILRYRGYPIEQLAEKSEFLEVAYLLIHGELPSKEVYQKFKRKVTEHTLVHEDTKKIFDGFPSRSHPMGVLSSLVSSLTAFYPKSIDPNRSPAEIDLTIIRLLAKIPTISAWAFKNEMGHPVNYPRNDLDYCSNFLYMMFGLPAEDYKVDPVLADALNKLLILHADHEQNCSTSTVRIVGSSHTSLYTAIAGGISALWGPLHGGANQAVIEMLEEIKNNGGDVAKFVAKAKDKNDPFRLMGFGHRVYKNFDPRAKIIKKAADQVLDALGVDDPSLDIAKQLEEVALKDEYFVERNLYPNVDFYSGIIYRAMGIPTEMFTVMFTLGRLPGWIAQWKEMRENNEPIGRPRQIYIGENERNYVPLDKR, encoded by the coding sequence ATGTCAGAATTCGCAGAAATAATCTTAGACGGCAAATCCCATAAACTTCCAATAATTACCGGATCTGAAGGTGAAAAAGCCATTGATATCGCTAAATTAAGGACGGAAACAGGGTACATTACTCTGGACACCGGTTTTAAAAATACAGGATCAACCCAAAGTTCAATTACATTTTTGGATGGGGAAAAAGGAATTCTCAGATATAGAGGCTATCCCATTGAACAATTGGCTGAAAAATCGGAATTTCTTGAAGTGGCCTATCTTTTAATTCACGGTGAATTACCGAGCAAAGAGGTGTATCAGAAATTTAAAAGAAAGGTAACTGAGCATACTTTGGTGCATGAAGATACCAAGAAGATTTTTGATGGATTTCCATCAAGGTCACATCCAATGGGTGTTTTGTCTTCACTGGTAAGCAGTTTAACAGCCTTTTATCCTAAAAGTATTGACCCAAATCGCTCTCCAGCTGAAATTGACCTGACAATAATCCGTTTGCTGGCAAAAATTCCAACCATTTCCGCATGGGCATTTAAAAATGAAATGGGACATCCGGTCAATTACCCAAGGAACGATCTGGACTATTGCTCGAACTTCCTTTACATGATGTTCGGACTTCCTGCGGAAGATTATAAGGTCGATCCGGTTTTGGCGGATGCCTTGAATAAGTTATTGATTCTTCATGCAGATCACGAGCAAAACTGTTCTACCTCAACAGTTCGAATTGTCGGTTCTTCGCACACTAGTCTGTACACGGCGATTGCCGGAGGTATAAGCGCTCTTTGGGGACCTTTGCATGGTGGAGCAAACCAGGCAGTGATTGAAATGCTTGAAGAGATTAAAAATAACGGTGGCGATGTGGCCAAGTTTGTAGCCAAAGCCAAGGATAAAAATGATCCGTTCAGATTGATGGGATTTGGTCACAGGGTTTACAAAAACTTTGACCCACGTGCAAAAATTATTAAAAAAGCGGCTGACCAGGTGCTGGATGCTCTAGGCGTTGATGATCCCTCTCTTGATATTGCCAAACAGCTTGAAGAAGTTGCTTTGAAAGATGAATATTTTGTAGAAAGAAATCTCTATCCAAATGTTGACTTCTATTCAGGAATTATTTACCGTGCCATGGGCATCCCAACGGAAATGTTTACCGTGATGTTCACATTGGGAAGATTACCCGGATGGATAGCGCAGTGGAAAGAAATGAGAGAAAATAACGAACCGATTGGCAGACCTAGACAAATTTACATCGGTGAAAACGAAAGGAATTATGTTCCTTTAGACAAGCGTTAA
- a CDS encoding bifunctional nuclease family protein codes for MKRIKLEIIGLSSSHTHTGSFALVLGEESGKRRLPIIIGMFEAQAIAIEIEKIVPNRPMTHDLFKSFAKDFNYTIKEIVISDLSEGVFFAKIVCGNGEKEVEIDSRPSDAIAIGLRFNVPIYTFDKILDEAGVIMDEGEEITSEIKEVVSAEADEPRKSLPFTDKLKKMSVAELEKKLAEALKKEDYEKAAQIRDELNKRS; via the coding sequence TTGAAGCGGATTAAGCTCGAGATTATCGGACTGTCTTCCAGTCATACCCATACAGGATCATTTGCATTGGTGTTGGGCGAGGAGAGCGGCAAAAGGCGTCTTCCGATTATAATTGGAATGTTTGAGGCACAGGCAATCGCCATTGAAATTGAAAAAATTGTGCCCAACCGTCCGATGACTCATGATCTTTTTAAAAGTTTTGCAAAGGATTTTAATTACACCATTAAAGAAATCGTAATTTCTGACCTGAGTGAAGGCGTTTTCTTTGCCAAAATTGTATGCGGTAACGGTGAGAAAGAAGTGGAAATTGATTCTCGTCCTTCGGATGCTATTGCCATAGGATTGCGATTTAATGTTCCGATTTACACCTTCGACAAAATACTCGATGAAGCCGGCGTTATTATGGATGAAGGCGAGGAAATAACTTCTGAAATTAAGGAAGTGGTCAGTGCCGAAGCCGATGAGCCAAGAAAATCCTTACCATTCACCGATAAGCTTAAAAAAATGTCAGTGGCAGAATTGGAGAAAAAATTAGCCGAAGCATTGAAAAAAGAAGATTACGAAAAGGCAGCACAAATTCGCGACGAATTAAATAAGCGGTCATAA
- a CDS encoding methyltransferase domain-containing protein, translating into MFKQRSSQKELMDDLNLASDALKQNLRELEMVNSYLGGYKVTLSALKKLKLRKDRKYRLIDIGSGAGDMLKQMAKWANRNHLNIEFAGLDANQFMIDYAAKSCSEFDNISFLRKNIFEANSEDLKADIVTMNLFCHHFSDKELSQIINLISDSEANVIIINDLHRHPLAYYSIWFLTRLLNGSYLVQHDAPLSVKRAFKKNEIRKIFVNTSFKDVTIVWNWAFRWQVSAFKNKIGHF; encoded by the coding sequence ATGTTTAAGCAGCGTTCGAGTCAAAAGGAATTAATGGATGACCTCAATTTGGCATCCGATGCTTTAAAGCAAAACCTTAGAGAGCTCGAAATGGTGAATAGCTATTTGGGAGGCTATAAGGTAACTCTGTCTGCACTTAAAAAGTTAAAACTAAGGAAAGATCGAAAATACAGGCTCATTGATATCGGCTCGGGTGCCGGAGATATGTTAAAACAAATGGCCAAATGGGCGAACCGAAATCATTTAAACATTGAATTTGCCGGCCTGGATGCCAATCAGTTTATGATTGATTATGCGGCGAAATCCTGCTCAGAATTTGACAATATTTCATTTCTCAGAAAAAACATATTTGAAGCAAATTCAGAAGATTTAAAAGCAGATATTGTTACCATGAATCTTTTTTGTCATCATTTCAGTGATAAGGAATTAAGTCAAATTATTAATCTTATATCCGATTCTGAAGCCAATGTGATTATAATCAATGATCTACATCGCCATCCCCTGGCCTATTATTCAATCTGGTTTCTTACCAGGTTATTGAATGGCTCTTATTTGGTACAACACGATGCACCTTTATCGGTGAAAAGAGCATTTAAAAAAAACGAAATCCGAAAAATTTTCGTAAATACAAGTTTCAAAGATGTTACTATTGTGTGGAACTGGGCCTTTCGATGGCAGGTAAGTGCCTTTAAGAATAAAATAGGACATTTTTAG